A stretch of DNA from Perca flavescens isolate YP-PL-M2 chromosome 11, PFLA_1.0, whole genome shotgun sequence:
TATGCTatgtaagggttagggttataagGAAGACATTTAAGTTGGCATTAGGCTACAGCCGAGGTCTAAGAGgggaaatactgtatattgtgtaaTGAGTTACGGGTTAAACCACTTGATGTCACTGTAGACCACAAGACATTGTACTGCATGTTTTGTAAGACATTGTATGAGAAAGAAGAACAGTAAAGCTCAAAGATGCTAAGGTCACTTCTGCAGTTAAATGATTTACCCAACTAAGAAACCTCACAGTGCTGGTTTTCTTGTTTGTCACGAGGTATAGTCTGCAAATagtgcaaataaataaaacatatcaCAGCAAAAATAATAtggaatctttttttaattattctttttttacaatgaaaaaaaaacacattacactACTAAACCCTAACGTACTTTATATTGCCAAATCAGACACTAAAAACAAGTTAAATAGAAAACTCACGATAATATGCACTCATGTTCTAGGTAGGCTCTTGCATTCAGGGCTGTTGAATTTAAACATCTTGGAATTTTATCTGAAGAAATAGAAAATACGGTACTGataaaaaagtcaacaatggtAACAACGTTCAAATTTACTACAGAAATAAACTTCagtttgcattttgtgattacatGATAAGATAAAAAATAAGGTGTTGTATGTCATTGAAAAAATATTTGACTTCACCTTGTTGACGCTAACAATGTTTAAATACTTCCCAAGAATCTTTTAGCTATTATTATGTTGTAGTTTAGTTTAATTTGTGTCAACTGAACAATCTCTTCAGgtgtttaaaaatgtctttcatTTTTAGTCCATATATGATCGGATTAAAAAGAGGATGATACAAAATCATTTGTAAAgacataattaaataaacagtttTGGAAAAATCTGTTTCCAGTCGAGCTAGAAGTACATCATATGTACTCAAACAGGAAAAGTTGATCAGAACCAACAGGTGGGGTAGACAGGTCTGTGCAGCTTTTCTCCTGACTTCTCTACTACTTCGATAGGTTATTATAAGTATCCTGGTGTATGTAAAAAGTATGAAGAGTACAGGGAGAGGTACAGCAATTACAAACACAATCAAGCCATATATATTCAGCTCTGGTGAACTCACACATTGAAGTTTCTGAACTGTGCTGTTGCAAATGATcccttttaaaataaagtaacaGAGCTTTTTATTTGCATTCACTAACATTCCCACTGAAAACTGACAAGCAGGTAGAGTCCAAGCTAAAATTAGGAAAacataaacagttgtctttttCATGATAGTTGGATATTGCAGAAGtttacatatagacacatatcTGTCATAGGCCATTGCTGACAACAGGAAGAATTCTGAAATGGCTagagtccatccatccatccatcttcgtccgcttatccggtgtcgggtcgcggggggagcagctccagcaggggaccccaaacttccc
This window harbors:
- the LOC114564224 gene encoding olfactory receptor 2T27-like: MYIFIAALLINSVLYSTAIYPKLLIDFLSEKQIISYSGCLFQWFIYYTLAISEFFLLSAMAYDRYVSICKLLQYPTIMKKTTVYVFLILAWTLPACQFSVGMLVNANKKLCYFILKGIICNSTVQKLQCVSSPELNIYGLIVFVIAVPLPVLFILFTYTRILIITYRSSREVRRKAAQTCLPHLLWANTVYRKVVTAVVVME